The genomic region CGGCGCCCATCCGCTCAGCGTCCCGGCCGGGCTGGACCTGACCGCCCTGCGTGCCCGCGCCGCGCGTACGGCGGTTCCCGCAGTGCTGCGTGACCTGGTCCGGTCCGGCGCTCGGCGTGCCGGGGCGGGTTCAACCAGCCCGGTACGTCGGCTCGCCCGGATGGACGAGGCCGAGCGACGCGCCGCCCTGCTCGACCTGGTCCTGGCCAGCGCCGGCGCGGTTCTCGGCCACGCCGACGGCCAGACCATCGACCCGGGTCGGGCGTTCAAGGAGCTGGGTTTCGACTCGTTGACCGCTGTCGAGCTGCGCAACCGGCTCGGCGCGGCCACCGGCCTGCGACTGCCGGCCACGATGATCTTCGACTATCCGACGCCCGGCGAACTCGCCGCGTTCCTGGACACCGAGTTCGCCGGTTCGGCCTCGGCAACCGTGGCGCCCGCCGCGCCGGTGGCCGTGCGGGTCGACGATGACCCGATCGCCATCGTGGGCATGAGCTGCCGGTACCCGGGCAGCGTGGCCAACCCCGAGGATCTCTGGCGGCTCGTCGAAGCCGGCCGGGACGTCATGTCCGACTTCCCCGCCGACCGCGGCTGGGACGTCGACACGCTCTACGATCCGGAGCCCAACCAGCGCGGCCGCAGCTACGTGCGGCGGGGCGGATTCCTCGACGGGGCGGGTGACTTCGACGCCGACTTCTTCGGCATGAGCCCCCGCGAGGCGGTGGCCACCGACCCGCAGCAGCGGCTGCTGTTGGAGACCGCGTGGGAGGTCGTGGAGGCGTCCGGCATCGACCCGACCTCGCTGCGCGGCAGCCGCACAGGCGTGTTCGCCGGTGTGGTCGCCCAGGAGTACGCCCCCCGCCGGGACGAGATCCCGGAGGACCTGGAGGGCTACATCATGACCGGCAACACCACGAGCACGGCCTCCGGCCGCGTCTCGTACGTGCTGGGCCTCGAGGGCCCGGCGGTCACTGTGGACACCGCGTGCTCGTCGTCGCTCGTCGCCCTGCACCAGGCCTGCCAGTCCCTGCGCGGCGGCGAGTGCGACCTGGCCCTCGCCGGCGGCGTCACCGTGATGGCCACTCCCGGCCTGTTCGTCGAGTTCAGCCGGCAGCGCGGGCTCGCGGCCGACGGCCACTGCAAGCCGTTCGCGGCCGCGGCCGACGGGACCGCCTTCGCCGAGGGCGTCGGGCTGCTGCTGCTCGAACGGCTCTCCGACGCTCAGCGCAACGGGCATCAGGTGCTCGCCGTGGTGCAGGGCAGCGCCATCAACCAGGACGGCGCCTCCAACGGCCTCACCGCGCCGAACGGCCCGTCGCAGCAGCGGGTCATCCGCGCGGCGCTGACCAGCGCCGGGCTCTCCGCCGCCGACGTGGACGTCGTCGAGGCGCACGGCACCGGCACCGCGCTCGGGGATCCCATCGAGGCGCAGGCGCTGCTCGCGACGTACGGCAGGGAGCGGCCGGCGGACCGGCCGCTGCTGCTCGGCTCGGTGAAGTCGAACCTCGGGCACACCCAGGCCGCCGCCGGCGTCGCCGGCATCATCAAGATGGTCCAGGCGATGCGGTACGGCGTCGTGCCGGCCAGCCTGCACATCGACGCGCCGACCCCGCACGTCGACTGGGCGGCCGGTGCGGTCCGGCTGCTCACCGAGCCGACGCCGTGGCCGGAGGCCGGCCGGCCGCGCCGTGCCGCGGTGTCGTCGTTCGGCATCTCCGGCACCAACGCGCACGTCATCATCGAACAGCCGCCCGCGACGGCGGCGGAACCGCTGGCCGGGGAGCATCCGCCGGTGCTGGCGTGGTCGCTGACCGCCAAGTCGCCGGATGCGCTGCGGGAGCAGGCCCGACGGCTGGGTGACTTCCTCGGCGAGCACCCCGAGGCGGCAGCGGACGAGGTAGCTGTCGCGCTGGCGACCACCCGCGCCCGCTTCGACCACCGGGCCGTGGCAGTGGGTGAGGCGGCCGAGCTGGTCGTGTCCCTGGACGATCTCGCCGCCGGGCGGCCGACTCCGGCGATCGTCACGGGTGCCGTGTCCGGCGGCCGCACCGCGTTCCTGTTCACCGGTCAGGGCAGCCAGCGCGCGGGGATGGGTCAGTCGCTGTACGGGACGTACCCGGCGTTCGCGACGGCGCTCGACGCAGTGGCGGCCGCTCTCGACGAACACCTCGACCAGCCGATCCGGCGGTTGCTCTTCGCCCCGCGCGAATCGGCCGACGCGCGGATGCTTGACCAGACGCAGTACGGCCAGCCCGCGTTGTTCGCCCTCGAAGTCGCCCTCTTCCGACTGCTCGAATCCTGGGGGGTGCGCCCCGATGTGCTCATCGGCCACTCGATCGGAGAGTTGGCCGCGGCGCACGTGGCCGGTGTGCTGAACCTGCCCGACGCCTGTGCCCTGATCACCGCCCGGGGCCGGCTCATGCAGCAGGCGCCGGATCGGGGCACGATGATCGCGGTCGCCGCGGCGGAGGACGAGGTCGTGCCGATGCTGGCCGGCTGGGAGGAACAGGTCGCGATCGCCGCGATCAACGGCCCCGCCTCGGTGGTCCTCTCCGGCGACGAGGCGGCCGTGACCCAGCTCGCCGAGCACTGGCAGCGGGCGGGCCGCCGCACCAAACGGCTGCGGGTCAGCCACGCCTTCCACTCGCCGCACATGGACCGGGTGCTTGCCGAGTTCGAGGCGGTGGCCGGGCGGCTCACCTTCGGTCCGCCCACGATCCCCATCGTCTCCAACCTGACCGGTGCGCTCGCGACCGACGAGGAGTTGTGCTCGCCGGCCTACTGGAGCGCCCAGATCCGCCGGCCCGTCCGCTTCCTCGACGGCATGCGTACCCTGGCCGGGCTGGACGTCCGCCGGTTCCTGGAGGTCGGTCCGGACGCGGTGCTGTCGGCCGCCGGGCCGGACTGTCTCCTCGACCAGGAACGCGCGGCGGCGACGTTCGCCTCCGCCCTGCGCTCCGAACGGCCGGAGGAACGGACGCTGCTCAGCGCCGTGGCAGCCGTCAACGTCCGCGGCACCGACGCGGACTGGGCCACGATCGCCGGCAGCCGGGGCGCCCGCCCGATACCGCTGCCGACGTACCCGTTCCAGCGCCGCCGCTACTGGCTGCGACCCATTGGCCGGCCGGGCGACGCCACCGGCTGGGGCCTGGACGCCACCGCGCACAGCTTCCTGGCCGGCGCTGTCGGCCTCGCCGACGGCGCGGGAACGATCTTCACGGGGCGGCTGTCCCGCGCCACCCAGCCCTGGCTCGTCGACCACGCGGTCGGCGGTGTGGTGCTGCTCCCCGGCACGGCGCTGCTGGAGATCGCGCTGGAAGCAGGGGCCGCGCTCGGCGTCGGCCATGTCGCGGAGCTCGCCCTGGAAGCTCCCCTGGTCCTCCCGGACGACGGGGCCGTCCAACTCCAGGTCTCGGTGGGGACCGACACGGGCAGCGGCGACCGGCCGATAAGCGTGCACGCACGGCCCGAGGACGGCACCGGCGCGGAGCGGCCCTGGACCCGGCACGCGGCGGGCGTGCTCACCGAGGTGCCGAACCGGACGTACGCTCCCGCCCCGGCGGCGTGGCCACCGCCCGGCGCCGAACCTCTGCCGGTGGAATCCCTCTATCCGGTCCTGAGCGACGCCGGCCTGGACTACGGGCCCGCCTTCCGCGGGGTGGAAGCCGCGTGGCGCTCCGGCGGTGACCTTCTCGCCGAGGTACGGCTGCCCGAGACGGCGCGCGCAGCCGGCGGCTTCCTCGCCCACCCGGCCCTTCTCGACGCGGCGCTGCATCCGCTGGCCCTGACCGCCGGCCCGGACGAGGACGGGGACTCCTCCGGCCCCCGGCTGCCGTTCGTGTGGCAGGGGGTCACGTCCTGGCAGCCGTCCGGTGATCTCGTCCGGGTCCGGCTGACACCGGACGGGTCGCAGTCGGTCGCGATCACCGTGACCGACGCCTCGGGACGGCAGGTGCTCAGCGCCGAGAGCCTGGCGCTGCGCCGGATCTCCGCCGATCAGCTGGCTGCGGCCGGCGCCACGAGGACCGACAACCTGTACGTCGTCGACTGGGTGGAGCCGCAGGTGGCGCAGACCCCGTCGGAGCCCACCCGGTACGCGGTCCTGGCCGACGCCGACCCGGAGGTCCGGGCGGCGCTGGCGGCCGAGCAGCACCTCGACGTTCCCGCCCTCGCGGCCGCGGTCGACGCGGGCACGCCGGTGCCGGACGTGGTCATCGCCGGCCTGCCGGCCCGCTCGAACGACCCAGCCGCGGACGTCCATCTGGTCAGTCAGGCGGCCCTGCGCCTGGTGCAGGCATGGCTGGCCGCCAGCTCCCTGTCCGGTGCGCGCCTCGTGCTTGTCACGCGCGGTGCGGTGGCACCGCGCCCGGGCCTGACCACCGACCCGGTCGCCACGGCCGCGTGGGGGCTGGTGCGCTCGGCGCAGTCCGAGCACGCCGGGCGGTTCACCCTCGTCGACCTCGACGAGCACGCCGATCCGCTGACGAGCCTGACGCGGGCCCTGGCTACCGGAGAACCGCAGGTAGCGGTGCGCGACGGGGTCGCGCTCGCGGCTCGACTGACGCCGTTCGACGCCACGGGCGACATCGACCGCCCGCAGGTGCGTCCGAACCCGAACGGGACAGTCCTGGTCGTCGGCGCGACCGGCGGTCTCGGTCGCCGGCTCGCGCTGCACCTGGCTCGCCGGCACGGCTCGGTGCGGTTGCTGCTCGTCAGCCGCAGCGGCCGGACCGCGGACACGGCCGAGTTCGAGGCGCAGCTCACCGCCCTGGGCGCCCGGTTCCGGATCGCCGCGTGCGACGCGTCCGACCGCCGGGCGCTCGCGGACCTGATCGCGTCGTTGCCCGCCGACGAGCCACTGACAGGCATCGTCAACGCGGCCGGTGTGGTCCACGACGGCGTGGTGGCCACCATGACGGCGGCGCAGGTGGACACGGTGCTCACCGCCAAGGCTGACGTCGCCTGGAATCTGCACGACCTCACCCGGGAGTCGGACGTCGCGCACTTCGTGATGTTCTCGTCCTTCGCCGGTGTGGTCGGCGGCCCGGGCCAGGCCAACTACGCGGCGGCCAACGCGGCCCTGGACGGGCTGATCGCGCACCGGCGTGCCGTCGGGCTCCCGGGGGTCTCGATCGCCTGGGGCGCCTGGGATCAGACCGGGCTCACCGCCGTCCTGGACCAGGCGGACCAGGCCCGGATGCGGCGGACCGGCATCGTGCCGCTCGCTGAGCAGCAGGGGCTCGCGCTCTTCGACGTGGCCACCGAGGCCGGGCCCGCCGAGCTGGTCGCCGCCCGCCTGGACCGCACGGTGCTGCGGCGGCAGGCGGCGGCCCTGCCACCGCTGCTGCGGGCGTTGGTGCCGTCGGCGCGCACGACGGCGCCGTCCGGGCCGGTGCTGGCGGACCGGTTGGTCGGTCTCGACGAGGAGCAGGCGGACGCCGCGGTGCTCGACTTCGTCAGGTCCAGCGCGGCAGCCGTGCTGGGCCACGCCGACGTCGGCGCGGTGGAGTCGGACAAGCCGTTCACCGCGCTCGGCATGGATTCGCTGGCCGCCGTGGAGATGCGCAACCTGCTCACCGAGGGGACCGGGCTCCGGTTGACCGCCACCATGGTGTTCGACTTCCCGACCCCGGCGGCGCTGGCCCACCATCTGCGGACGCAGGTGGCGCCGGCCGCGACCGACGCGGCCGGCTCGATCCTCGCCGAACTCGATCGGATCGAGGCCGCTCTCGCCGACACCAGCGGCTGGGACGACACCACCCGCGGCGGGGTCACCGGCCGCCTGGAGTCCCTGCTGGCCCGGTGCCGACCAAGCGCGGACCTCACGGTCGACGAGGTCGTCGACCGGATCCAGACCGCCAGCCACGACGAGATCTTCGAGTTCATCGATCGCGATCTCGGACGGAGCACGAAGTGAATCACCGGTACCCGGGAGGCGCAGTCCGATGACGAACGAGTCCAACGAGGCGAAGCTGGTCGACTACCTCAAGTGGGTCACCGGCGATCTGCACAAGGCCCGACAGCGCATCGCCGAGCTGGAGTCGGCGACGCCGGAGCCGATCGCGGTGGTGGGGATGGGTTGTCGGTATCCGGGGGGTGTGCGCTCAGCCGATGACCTGTGGGACTTGGTCGTTCAGGGCCGCGACGCCGTGTCCGGGTTTCCCACCGGACGGGGCTGGGACATCGACGCCCTCTACGACCCCGACCCCGACCACCCCGGCACCACCTACTGCCGCGAAGGCGGCTTCCTGCACGACGCCGGCGACTTCGACGCCGACTTCTTCGGCATGAGCCCCCGCGAAGCCCTCGCCACCGACCCCCAACAACGACTCCTGCTCGAAACCGCATGGGAAACCATCGAACACGCCGGCATCGACCCCACCACCCTGCGCGGCACCCGCACCGGCGTCTACACCGGCATCATGTACGCCGACTACGGCGCCCGCCTCATGCACAACCCACCCCCCGGCTACGAAGGATTCCTCGGCAACGGCAGCGCCGGCAGCATCGCCTCCGGCCGCATCGCCTACACGTTGGGCCTCGAAGGCCCCGCCGTCACCATCGACACCGCCTGCTCCTCATCACTGGTCGCCATGCACCACGCCGCCACCGCCCTACGCAACGGCGAATGCGACCTCGCCCTCGCCGGCGGCGCCACCATCATGGCCACCCCCAACGTCTTCATCGAATT from Micromonospora lupini harbors:
- a CDS encoding type I polyketide synthase, translated to MSDNEEKLREYLKRTTADLRQARRRLREAEERHLEPIAVIGVSCRFPGGVRSPEDFWELLETGTDAIGPGPTDRGWDLRELYHPDPDHSSTTYATEGGFLDDAGDFDPEFFGMSPREALATDPQQRILLELAWEAFEHAGIVPASVRGSRTGVFTGVMSQHYAQAVKDFEGYIMTGTLSAVASGRISYTFGLEGPAVTVDTACSSSLVTLHQACQSLRTGECDLALSGGATVMATPNAFLEFSRQRGLAPDGRCKAFAAAADGTGWGEGAGLLLLERLSDAQRNGHTILAVVRGSAVNQDGASNGLTAPNGPSQQRVIQAALANARLTADQIDAVEAHGTGTTLGDPMEAEALLATYGQDRPADQPLYLGSVKSNIGHTQAAAGAAGIIKMIYALRHATLPASLHIDEPTPHVDWSTGTIRLLTHTTDWPQHQRPRRAGISAFGVSGTNAHVILEQAPDPTTTTTTTTNPDPGPDPAATDTAGNENTSPWPTTWLLSARDTHGLHRQATTLHHWNTTTGHHEHPDTIATTLAHHRTHHPYRAAILTTDEHPHLTTTLHTLTTTTDHPALITTPPTGPTTGKTVFVFPGQGSQWDRMATTLLPTSPTFRQHLHDCADALTPHTGWNLIDVLTQHPDAPPLDGPDIIQPALWAVMISLAKLWQHHGIHPDAVIGHSQGEIAAAHIAGALTLDDAATLITRRSQTLTHLPPGAMAAINLPAHTITEHLTTYNNPTTTLTIAAHNSPTHTVIAGNPEQIHHYINHCHTHNINAKLIPVTYASHSHHIEPLKPHLLTTLNTITPHPATIPFHTTTNPHPTGEPTDTTHLTAQYWYDNLRNPVHLHPTITTLLTTGHTTYIETSPHPVLTPAITTTTEHHPHHPKTTITGTLRKNHHDPTQFLTNLATIHTHTTHTPTWPTNTTHTTTTPTYTFVAERHWLTANATVKPGQLGLDDPRHPILRGSISPARSQTTVLSGQLSLDTHPWLADHAVLGTVILPGAALVDMALTAGAHAGVPHLRELTLASPLLVPETGELRIQVQVGKPDADGHRAVTVDSTPAGVRDTESTVAGWTTHATGVLTETPERLPADEPAPATWPAAGWKPFDVEDGYTELAERGYEYGPAFRGLEAAWRAGDHVYAEVRLPDAAGSGFALHPALLDATLHAAGLGRPDDGTVRLPFVWSDVHLHSAPATAALRVRISPTGPDAMSVRLWNTEGEPVATIGTLALRPLPAGGLTALAGDAARPYHVDWTVVASAGATPRQYALIGAAGDEPADALRADGHTVRSYPGIGVLRETGHTPDVTLLFTGTDGEDPVGDAHDAARRTLADVQEWLRTSDGRLIVVTTDALAVSVSDHVDGLPGSVVHGLVRSANSEHPGRFGLIDLQRPAEDAALLSAAVEALTDEETEIAVRDGEVYAPRLSDSAGRALSVPETTEWSLAATEKGTLDALALAPDLSARRPLGPNEIRLAVRASGLNFRDVLIALDMYGGDVPLGSEGAGVVTEIGAEVTGIAPGDRVTGLIPGGIGPVVVTDHRLVVPIPGGWSFAQAATVPVAFLTAWYGLVEVGQLKAGETVLVHAAAGGVGMAAVQVARALGARVLGTANPAKWGVLAAMGLDPGDIASSRDATFEAASRAATGGRGVDVVLNSLTGELLDASLRLLAPGGRLVEMGITDRRGDQVQAAYPNVSYLPFELFTAEPDWIRAALGELVARFRDGVLSPLPLTATDVRFAPDVLRRFAQGRHTGKLVLTMPTRPDPEGTVLVTGGTGTLGALLARHLVQTGVTRRLVLTSRQGADAPGADDLRRELADLGADVDVVPCDVAVRADVARVLAGIDPAHPLTAVVHAAGRLEDHLVTDLSAQDVEDVLRAKVDGAWHLHELTAGADLRAFVLFSSVAGILGAPGQANYAAANTFLDALAQHRATAGLPSTSMAWGYWEQATGLTEHLGETGARRISGSGLIPLTAAHGLALFDAALAGAHPLSVPAGLDLTALRARAARTAVPAVLRDLVRSGARRAGAGSTSPVRRLARMDEAERRAALLDLVLASAGAVLGHADGQTIDPGRAFKELGFDSLTAVELRNRLGAATGLRLPATMIFDYPTPGELAAFLDTEFAGSASATVAPAAPVAVRVDDDPIAIVGMSCRYPGSVANPEDLWRLVEAGRDVMSDFPADRGWDVDTLYDPEPNQRGRSYVRRGGFLDGAGDFDADFFGMSPREAVATDPQQRLLLETAWEVVEASGIDPTSLRGSRTGVFAGVVAQEYAPRRDEIPEDLEGYIMTGNTTSTASGRVSYVLGLEGPAVTVDTACSSSLVALHQACQSLRGGECDLALAGGVTVMATPGLFVEFSRQRGLAADGHCKPFAAAADGTAFAEGVGLLLLERLSDAQRNGHQVLAVVQGSAINQDGASNGLTAPNGPSQQRVIRAALTSAGLSAADVDVVEAHGTGTALGDPIEAQALLATYGRERPADRPLLLGSVKSNLGHTQAAAGVAGIIKMVQAMRYGVVPASLHIDAPTPHVDWAAGAVRLLTEPTPWPEAGRPRRAAVSSFGISGTNAHVIIEQPPATAAEPLAGEHPPVLAWSLTAKSPDALREQARRLGDFLGEHPEAAADEVAVALATTRARFDHRAVAVGEAAELVVSLDDLAAGRPTPAIVTGAVSGGRTAFLFTGQGSQRAGMGQSLYGTYPAFATALDAVAAALDEHLDQPIRRLLFAPRESADARMLDQTQYGQPALFALEVALFRLLESWGVRPDVLIGHSIGELAAAHVAGVLNLPDACALITARGRLMQQAPDRGTMIAVAAAEDEVVPMLAGWEEQVAIAAINGPASVVLSGDEAAVTQLAEHWQRAGRRTKRLRVSHAFHSPHMDRVLAEFEAVAGRLTFGPPTIPIVSNLTGALATDEELCSPAYWSAQIRRPVRFLDGMRTLAGLDVRRFLEVGPDAVLSAAGPDCLLDQERAAATFASALRSERPEERTLLSAVAAVNVRGTDADWATIAGSRGARPIPLPTYPFQRRRYWLRPIGRPGDATGWGLDATAHSFLAGAVGLADGAGTIFTGRLSRATQPWLVDHAVGGVVLLPGTALLEIALEAGAALGVGHVAELALEAPLVLPDDGAVQLQVSVGTDTGSGDRPISVHARPEDGTGAERPWTRHAAGVLTEVPNRTYAPAPAAWPPPGAEPLPVESLYPVLSDAGLDYGPAFRGVEAAWRSGGDLLAEVRLPETARAAGGFLAHPALLDAALHPLALTAGPDEDGDSSGPRLPFVWQGVTSWQPSGDLVRVRLTPDGSQSVAITVTDASGRQVLSAESLALRRISADQLAAAGATRTDNLYVVDWVEPQVAQTPSEPTRYAVLADADPEVRAALAAEQHLDVPALAAAVDAGTPVPDVVIAGLPARSNDPAADVHLVSQAALRLVQAWLAASSLSGARLVLVTRGAVAPRPGLTTDPVATAAWGLVRSAQSEHAGRFTLVDLDEHADPLTSLTRALATGEPQVAVRDGVALAARLTPFDATGDIDRPQVRPNPNGTVLVVGATGGLGRRLALHLARRHGSVRLLLVSRSGRTADTAEFEAQLTALGARFRIAACDASDRRALADLIASLPADEPLTGIVNAAGVVHDGVVATMTAAQVDTVLTAKADVAWNLHDLTRESDVAHFVMFSSFAGVVGGPGQANYAAANAALDGLIAHRRAVGLPGVSIAWGAWDQTGLTAVLDQADQARMRRTGIVPLAEQQGLALFDVATEAGPAELVAARLDRTVLRRQAAALPPLLRALVPSARTTAPSGPVLADRLVGLDEEQADAAVLDFVRSSAAAVLGHADVGAVESDKPFTALGMDSLAAVEMRNLLTEGTGLRLTATMVFDFPTPAALAHHLRTQVAPAATDAAGSILAELDRIEAALADTSGWDDTTRGGVTGRLESLLARCRPSADLTVDEVVDRIQTASHDEIFEFIDRDLGRSTK